In Poecile atricapillus isolate bPoeAtr1 chromosome 9, bPoeAtr1.hap1, whole genome shotgun sequence, the following are encoded in one genomic region:
- the PSMD6 gene encoding 26S proteasome non-ATPase regulatory subunit 6: protein MPLENLEEEGLPKNPDLRIAQLRFLLSLRPRAPDPAARDELMAAVRLHNMAPYYEALCKSLEWQMDTDLLNKMKKANEEELKRLDNELEDAEKILGESEIRDAMMAKAEYLCRIGDKEGALTAFRKTYDKTVALGHRLDIVFYLLRIGLFYMDNDLITRNIEKAKSLIEEGGDWDRRNRLKVYQGLYCVAIRDFKQAAELFLDTVSTFTSYELMDYKTFVTYTVYVSMIALDRPDLREKVIKGAEILEALHSLPAVRQYLFSLYECRYAAFFQSLAVVEQEMKKDWLFAPHYRYYVREMRIHAYSQLLESYRSLTLGYMAEAFGVSVEFIDQELSRFIAAGRLHCKIDKVNEIVETNRPDSKNWQYQETIKKGDLLLNRIQKLSRVINM, encoded by the exons atgcCGCTGGAGAacctggaggaggaggggcTGCCCAAGAACCCCGACCTCCGCATCGCCCAGCTCCGCTTCCTGCTCAGCCTGCGGCCCCGCGCGCCCGACCCCGCCGCGCGCGACGAGCTGATGGCGGCGGTGCGGCTGCACA ACATGGCTCCATACTACGAAGCCCTGTGCAAGTCTCTTGAGTGGCAGATGGACACGGATCTGCTGAACAAAATGAAGAAAGCCAACGAGGAGGAGCTGAAACGTCTTGACAATGAATTAGAGGATGCAGAAAAGATCTTGGGGGAGAGTGAAATCCGGGATGCAATGATGGCCAAGGCTGAGTACCTGTGCAGGATTGGGGACAAG GAAGGAGCTCTGACTGCATTCCGCAAGACTTATGACAAAACTGTGGCCCTGGGACATCGCCTGGATATCGTGTTCTATCTGCTAAGGATTGGCTTGTTTTACATGGACAATGACCTCATCACACGGAACATTGAAAAGGCAAAAAG TCTAATAGAAGAAGGAGGAGACTGGGACAGAAGAAACCGTCTCAAGGTGTACCAGGGCCTTTACTGTGTAGCCATTCGAGACTTTAAACAAGCAGCGGAGCTCTTCCTTGATACAGTTTCCACATTTACATCCTATGAACTGATGGATTACAAAACCTTTGTAACATACACTGTCTATGTCAGCATGATTGCCCTGGACAGGCCTGACCTGAGGGAGAAG GTGATTAaaggagcagagatcctggAAGCCTTGCACAGTTTGCCAGCTGTACGGCAGTATCTCTTCTCTCTTTACGAATGTCGTTACGCAGCCTTCTTCCAGTCGCTAG ctgttgTAGAGCAAGAGATGAAGAAAGACTGGCTGTTTGCACCTCACTACCGATACTACGTACGGGAAATGCGAATCCACGCCTACAGCCAGCTCCTCGAGTCCTACCGGTCCTTGACGTTAGGGTACATGGCAGAAGCTTTTGGAGTCAGTGTAGAATTCATAGATCA gGAGCTTTCAAGATTTATTGCAGCTGGGAGATTGCACTGCAAAATAGACAAAGTAAATGAGATTGTAGAAACTAACAG GCCTGATAGCAAGAACTGGCAGTACCAAGAAACCATCAAGAAAGGAGATTTGCTGCTAAACAGAATTCAGAAACTTTCCCGAGTAAttaatatgtaa